Part of the Streptomyces antimycoticus genome, GACGCCTTCGTCATCGTCGACGAGGCCCAGTCGCTCGAGCGGAATGTGCTGCTCACCGTGCTCTCCCGGATCGGCGCCAACTCCCGGGTGGTGCTCACCCACGACGTGGCCCAGCGGGACAACCTCCGCGTCGGGCGGTACGACGGTGTGGTGGCGGTCGTCGAGAAGCTGAAGGGACATCCGCTGTTCGCGCATGTCACCCTGACCCGCTCCGAGCGTTCGCCGATCGCGGCGCTGGTGACCGAAATGCTGGAGGACGGCCACATCTGAGCTGGTTGAGTCGTTTGCGACCACAAGGCGCCGCGCGGAAAGGCCAATGAGCTTAGCCGCGCGGCGTCTTGGCGCGCGGGGATTTCCAGAAATCCTAGGGCGTAAACGGGATGTGAGCTTTCACACCTGGCGGGGAATTGCCTCGGGGGCTCCGTGTCCGGCAGTGTGTGGGTTCTGTCAGGCCCCGCATACGGCACACCGGTACCCCCAGCGGTACAGAACCACAGCAGTACCAGAATTGAAGAGAGTTCGCCGTATGCCGCCCGAGCACCTCGAGGATCTCCCACGGGTGATCCCCACCGGGCCCGTGCCTCCCGTGACCAGCCGACCCCACCGTGTACCACCGGGGACGGAACAAGGGGAGGCCAGCGTCAGGGGCACGATTGCGCCCGCGAGGTCACCTAAGCGGGCGAGCTGGAAGGAAACCGAGTGAGCCGGATTTCGGTCCGGGGATTCGCAGTGGCCTCGGCCACCGCGGTCACCACTGTGGGCGCCGTTGTCGGCGTCGCCGCGGGCGGACAGCAGCAGGGCTCGTCCGACCCGATCGAGGCGACTGCCGCCGACTCGACGCTCCTTGCGGACATACCCGCCGGGCAGCAAGCCGTTGCCCAGACCGCATCCCTGACGCAGCAGGCGGACGTTCAGTCCACCGCGGCCGACGCGGAGGCGCGCAAGTCCGCCGAGGAGGCAGCCCGCAAGCAGGCGGCCAAGGACGCGAAGGCCAAGAAGGCCGCCGCGGACAAGGCAGCCGCCGAGAAGCTGGCCAAGGAGCGGGAAGCGAAGAAGAAGGAGGATCTCGCGAGCCGTTCGGCCACGCGTGACGCCGGCGACTTCCCCCAGCAGGCTTCGTACACGATCTCCGAGGTCCAGTCGATGGCCCGGCAGATCGTTCCGAGTGGCCAGTTCCAGTGCTTCAGCAACATCGTGGACCACGAGTCCACCTGGAACTACCAGGCCACCAACCCCTCGTCTGGTGCCTACGGTCTGGTACAGGCGCTGCCCGCCTCCAAGATGTCCTCGGCGGGCTCCGACTGGCAGACCAACCCGGCGACCCAGATCAAGTGGGGCGTGAACTACATGAACGAGCGCTACGGCAGCCCGTGTGACGCCTGGGCGTTCTGGCAGGCCAACGGCCACTACTGAGCCGACCGGACCGGGCCTTCCCGGCAGCGGCGCACGCTCGCACACTTCACGAAACCCCCGGCCCATGGGTCGGGGGTTTCGTGCATCCCCAGCAGGTAACGTCTCCTTGACGGCCGAGGGGGAACCTGGGGGTAGGAAACGAGAAATGTCCAAATTGCCGCAGTGGGTCGGCAGGCTGGGAACCGGACTTACCCGGCTCGCCCACCGGCTGGAATCCCAACAGGCCGAAATGCGGGGGCGCGAGGGCGACGGCGACACCGGCCCGAGGTCCCCATCGGGGCCCGAACCATCCGAGGAGCGCCCGCGGGGGGCACGGCCGTCCGGCGGTGCGCCCGGCACCGGAGCGGACCAGGACCAGGACCAGGGCGCCGGGGCCGCACGGGGCGCCGAGAGCGCCAAGGGGGCTGAGGGTCGGGAGAGTTCCGCGGGCCCGGGAAGTCCCGAGAGCCCCGAGAGTTCCCAGAATTCCGCGGGCGCCGAGGGGAAGGGCGCGCAGGGCGAGTCCCCCCGGCCGGAGCCGTCCAGCGTGCCCGCCCCGCCCTCCTACGCCCCCGCCGTCTCCGCCAGACCCGATCCGGTGGCCGCCGTCCCCTGGGGCGTCCGCGTCGCCGCCGAGGCGGCCTGGCGGCTGCTGGTGCTCGGCGGCACGGTGTGGGTGCTCATGAGGGTCATCAGCTCCGTCCAGCTGGTGGTGCTCTCCTTCACCGTCGCGCTCCTCATCACCGCGCTGCTGGAACCCACCGTGACCCGGCTGCGGCGGCGCGGTGTGCCGCGCGGGCTGGCCACCGCGCTCACCTTCATCGCCGGCTTCGTTGTCATGGGCCTGGTCGTATGGTTCGTGGTCTGGCAGGTCATGGAGAACATCGACGAGGTCTCGGGCGAGGTCCAGGCCGGTATCGACGACCTGCGGCGCTGGCTGCTGCACAGCCCGTTCCATGTGACCGAGAAGCAGATCAACCATGTCGCCAAGAGTCTGCGCGAGGCGGTCGGCGCCAACACCGAGCAGATCACCTCGGCGGGGCTCGAGGGCGTCACGGTCGTCGTCGAGGTGCTGACCGGCCTTCTGCTGACGATGTTCTGCACGCTCTTCCTGCTGTACGACGGCCCGAAGATCTGGAACTGGACCCTCAAGATGGTCCCCGCCCCGGCCCGCGAGGGCGTGGCGGGCGCCGGTCCGCGGGCGTGGGCGACGCTGACCGCCTATGTGCGCGGCACGGTGATCGTGGCGCTGATCGACGCGATCTTCATCGGCGTGGGTCTCTTCTTCCTCGATGTGCCCATGGCGGTGCCGCTCGCCGTCTTCATCTTCCTCTTCGCCTTCATCCCGCTGGTGGGTGCGGTGGTCTCCGGCGCGCTCGCGGTGGTCGTGGCACTGGTCACCCAGGGCGTGTTCACGGGGGCGATGGTGCTGATCGTGGTGCTGGCCGTGCAGCAGATCGAGGGCCATGTGCTGCAGCCCTTCATCCTCGGCCGCGCGGTGCGGGTCCATCCGCTGGCCGTGGTGCTCTCGGTCGCGGCCGGTTCGCTGATCGGCGGCATCGGCGGCGCGGTGGTGGCCGTTCCCCTGGTGGCGGTCGCCAACGCGGTCGTCGTCTATCTGCGCAGCTACAACCAGGAGAACGCGCTGCGCGCCATCCCGGGCCCGCACGGCGCCACCGCCTCCGGCGCGGCGCCCACCGACCCGCCGGGCGCGCCGCCGGAGAAGGGCAACGAGCCCCGGTAACCCGGGACCGGCCCGTGGCCGTTGAACGCCGAAGGGCGCCCCACCGATCGGTGGGGCGCCCTTCTGGTCTCCGCGACCGAGCGGTCTTGTGACCGAGTGGTCTTGTGACCGTGCGGGTCAGCCGTTCGCGGCCAGGACGCCCTCGGCGTCCAGGGTGGCGCCGACCGCCTGCAGCACCGAGGCGATCTTGAAGGCTTCCTGGATCGTCTCGCGGTCCACGCCCGCCTTGCGGAGCACCTGCTCATGCGAGTCGAGGCACATTCCGCAGCCGTTGATCGCGGACACGGCCAGCGACCACAGCTCGAAGTCGACCTTCTCCACACCCGGGTTGCCGATGACGTTCATCCGCAGCCCGGCGCGCAGGTTGTTGTACTCCGGGTCGGACAGCAGGTGCCGGGTCCGGTAGTAGACGTTGTTCATCGCCATGATGGCGGCCGCCGACTTGGCGGCGGTGTACGCCTCCGGCGAGAGGTTGGCCTTGGCCTCCGGCTCCAGCTCGGTCAGCACCCGCGCCGAGCGCGAGGCGATCGCGCAGGCCAGCACGGTGCCCCACAGCTGCTGCTGCGGAAGCTCGGAGTTGCCGATGACCGAACCGAGGTTCAGCTTGAGGTCCTTGGCGTAGTCCGGAAGCGCGGACTTCAGCTCATCGAGTGCCATGGGGAATCAGCTCACTCACCGGAGAGGAGGGCTACCGGGTCCAGGGTGTCCTCGCCCTTGCTCCAGTTGCAGGGGCACAGTTCGTCGGTCTGCAGGGCGTCCAGCACCCGCAGGACCTCCTTGGGGTTACGGCCCACGGAACCGGCCGTCACCATGGTGAACTGGATCTCGTTGTTCTGGTCCACGATGAAGACGGCGCGCTGTGCGAAGCCGTCCTCGCCCTCGATGCCCAGGTCGCGCATCAGCTCGTGCTTGGAGTCGGCCAGCATCGGGAACGGCAGGTCGCGCAGGTCCGGGTGGTCCTTGCGCCAGGCGTGGTGGACGAACTCGGAGTCGCCGGAGAAGCCCAGGATCTGGGCGTCACGGTCGGCGAACTCCTCGTTCAGCTTGCCGAAGGCGGCGATCTCCGTCGGGCACACGAAGGTGAAGTCCTTCGGCCACGCGAAGACGATCTTCCACTTGCCCTCGTAGGTCTTGTGGTTGATCTGCTCGAACTCCTTGCCGCTCTCCAGCGACACACAGGCGGTCAGGTCGTACTCGGGGAACTTGTCACCGACGGTGAGCACGCACACTCCTTGCAGGTTTTGCGTAGGAAAGGCCCGGTCATCCGGGTTTTCCTGGGGTTGGACGGTTCCTACCCTGGCACAGAGTGCATTGATCAGTGAAATAGCTACACTCGGTGGGGTTGATTGGAGGTGGCTATCAGTGGCCGCATCAGCCACACCGGCGGGCAAACCACGGCAGCCCAGCATTTCCCAGCTCAGAGCGTTTGTCGCGGTCGCGGAGCAGCTGCACTTCCGCGATGCCGCGGCCGCCATAGGGATGAGCCAGCCCGCGCTCTCGGGCGCCGTGGCCGCACTCGAGGAGACACTCGGTGTCCAGCTACTCGAGCGTACGACGCGCAAGGTGCTGCTCAGTCCGGCGGGGGAGCGGCTGGCCGCCCGGGCACGCACCGTGTTGGAGGCGGTCGGGGAGCTGCTGGAGGAGGCCGAGGCGGCGCGGGCGCCGTTCACCGGCGTGCTGCGGCTCGGGGTGATCCCGACCGTGGCGCCGTATCTGCTGCCGACCGTGCTGCGGCTGGTGCATGAGCGCTATCCCCGGCTCGATCTCCAGGTGTACGAGGAGCAGACCGCCTCGCTG contains:
- a CDS encoding transglycosylase SLT domain-containing protein yields the protein MSRISVRGFAVASATAVTTVGAVVGVAAGGQQQGSSDPIEATAADSTLLADIPAGQQAVAQTASLTQQADVQSTAADAEARKSAEEAARKQAAKDAKAKKAAADKAAAEKLAKEREAKKKEDLASRSATRDAGDFPQQASYTISEVQSMARQIVPSGQFQCFSNIVDHESTWNYQATNPSSGAYGLVQALPASKMSSAGSDWQTNPATQIKWGVNYMNERYGSPCDAWAFWQANGHY
- a CDS encoding peroxiredoxin: MLTVGDKFPEYDLTACVSLESGKEFEQINHKTYEGKWKIVFAWPKDFTFVCPTEIAAFGKLNEEFADRDAQILGFSGDSEFVHHAWRKDHPDLRDLPFPMLADSKHELMRDLGIEGEDGFAQRAVFIVDQNNEIQFTMVTAGSVGRNPKEVLRVLDALQTDELCPCNWSKGEDTLDPVALLSGE
- a CDS encoding alkyl hydroperoxide reductase, translated to MALDELKSALPDYAKDLKLNLGSVIGNSELPQQQLWGTVLACAIASRSARVLTELEPEAKANLSPEAYTAAKSAAAIMAMNNVYYRTRHLLSDPEYNNLRAGLRMNVIGNPGVEKVDFELWSLAVSAINGCGMCLDSHEQVLRKAGVDRETIQEAFKIASVLQAVGATLDAEGVLAANG
- a CDS encoding AI-2E family transporter is translated as MSKLPQWVGRLGTGLTRLAHRLESQQAEMRGREGDGDTGPRSPSGPEPSEERPRGARPSGGAPGTGADQDQDQGAGAARGAESAKGAEGRESSAGPGSPESPESSQNSAGAEGKGAQGESPRPEPSSVPAPPSYAPAVSARPDPVAAVPWGVRVAAEAAWRLLVLGGTVWVLMRVISSVQLVVLSFTVALLITALLEPTVTRLRRRGVPRGLATALTFIAGFVVMGLVVWFVVWQVMENIDEVSGEVQAGIDDLRRWLLHSPFHVTEKQINHVAKSLREAVGANTEQITSAGLEGVTVVVEVLTGLLLTMFCTLFLLYDGPKIWNWTLKMVPAPAREGVAGAGPRAWATLTAYVRGTVIVALIDAIFIGVGLFFLDVPMAVPLAVFIFLFAFIPLVGAVVSGALAVVVALVTQGVFTGAMVLIVVLAVQQIEGHVLQPFILGRAVRVHPLAVVLSVAAGSLIGGIGGAVVAVPLVAVANAVVVYLRSYNQENALRAIPGPHGATASGAAPTDPPGAPPEKGNEPR